The following proteins are encoded in a genomic region of Dromaius novaehollandiae isolate bDroNov1 chromosome 29, bDroNov1.hap1, whole genome shotgun sequence:
- the LOC112994535 gene encoding scale keratin-like, which yields MSCYDLCPTTSCGIARPQPVADSCNEPCVRQCPDSTTVIQPPPVVVTLPGPILSSFPQDSAVGSSGAPVLAGPLGYGGSSLGYGGLYGYGGSSLGYGGLYGYGGSSLGYGGLYGYGGLYGYGGLYGYGGSLGYGGLYGCGSSLGYRGLYGYGRSYGAGYCSPYSYRYSRYLRGSCGPC from the coding sequence ATGTCTTGCTACGACCTGTGCCCCACCACCAGCTGCGGCATCGCCCGTCCCCAGCCCGTCGCTGACAGCTGCAACGAGCCGTGTGTCCGGCAGTGCCCTGACTCCACGACCGTGATCCAGCCGCCCCCCGTGGTCGTCACCCtccccggccccatcctcagctccttcccccaGGATTCAGCTGTGGGCTCCTCCGGAGCTCCAGTCCTTGCAGGCCCCCTGGGCTATGGGGGCTCCTCCCTGGGCTATGGGGGCTTGTATGGCTATGGGGGCTCCTCCCTGGGCTATGGGGGCCTGTATGGCTATGGGGGCTCCTCCCTGGGCTATGGGGGTCTGTATGGCTATGGGGGTCTGTACGGCTATGGGGGTCTGTACGGCTATGGGGGCTCCCTGGGCTATGGGGGCCTCTATGGCTGTGGGAGCTCCCTGGGTTACAGGGGTCTGTACGGCTATGGAAGATCCTACGGGGCTGGATACTGCAGCCCTTACTCCTACCGGTACAGCAGGTACCTCCGGGGAAGCTGCGGGCCGTGCTAA
- the LOC112994534 gene encoding scale keratin-like, with translation MSCYDLCPTTSCGIARPQPVADSCNEPCVRQCPDSTTVIQPPPVVVTLPGPILSSFPQDSAVGSSGAPVLAGSLGYGGSSLGYGGLYGYGGSSLGYGGLYGYGGLYGYGGLYGYGGSLGYGGLYGCGSSLGYRGLYGYGRSYGAGYCSPYSYRYSRYLRGSCGPC, from the coding sequence ATGTCTTGCTACGACCTGTGCCCCACCACCAGCTGCGGCATCGCCCGTCCCCAGCCCGTCGCTGACAGCTGCAACGAGCCGTGTGTCCGGCAGTGCCCTGACTCCACGACCGTGATCCAGCCGCCCCCCGTGGTCGTCACCCtccccggccccatcctcagctccttcccccaGGATTCAGCTGTGGGCTCCTCCGGAGCTCCAGTCCTTGCAGGCTCCCTGGGCTATGGGGGCTCCTCCCTGGGCTATGGGGGTCTGTATGGCTATGGGGGCTCCTCCCTGGGCTATGGGGGCCTCTATGGCTATGGGGGTCTGTACGGCTATGGGGGTCTGTACGGCTATGGGGGCTCCCTGGGCTATGGGGGCCTCTATGGCTGTGGGAGCTCCCTGGGTTACAGGGGTCTGTACGGCTATGGAAGATCCTACGGGGCTGGATACTGCAGCCCTTACTCCTACCGGTACAGCAGGTACCTCCGGGGAAGCTGCGGGCCGTGCTAA
- the LOC112994533 gene encoding scale keratin, with product MSCYDLCPTTSCGIARPQPVADSCNEPCVRQCPDSTTVIQPPPVVVTLPGPILSSFPQDSAVGSSGAPVLAGSLGYGGSSLGYGGLYGYGGSSLGYGGLYGYGGLYGYGGLYGYGGSLGYGGLYGCGSSLGYRGLYGYGRSYGAGYCSPYAYRYSRYLRGSCGPC from the coding sequence ATGTCTTGCTACGACCTGTGCCCCACCACCAGCTGCGGCATCGCCCGTCCCCAGCCCGTCGCTGACAGCTGCAACGAGCCGTGTGTCCGGCAGTGCCCTGACTCCACGACCGTGATCCAGCCGCCCCCCGTGGTCGTCACCCtccccggccccatcctcagctccttcccccaGGATTCAGCTGTGGGCTCCTCCGGAGCTCCAGTCCTTGCAGGCTCCCTGGGCTATGGGGGCTCCTCCCTGGGCTATGGGGGCTTGTATGGCTATGGGGGCTCCTCCCTGGGCTATGGGGGTCTGTACGGCTATGGGGGTCTGTACGGCTATGGGGGTCTGTATGGCTATGGGGGCTCCCTGGGCTATGGGGGCCTCTATGGCTGTGGGAGCTCCCTGGGTTACAGGGGTCTGTACGGCTATGGAAGATCCTACGGGGCTGGATACTGCAGCCCTTACGCCTACCGGTACAGCAGGTACCTCCGGGGAAGCTGCGGGCCGTGCTAA
- the LOC112994537 gene encoding scale keratin-like, with the protein MSCYDLCPTTSCGIARPQPVADSCNEPCVRQCPDSTTVIQPPPVVVTLPGPILSSFPQDSAVGSSGAPVLAGSLGYGGSSLGYGGLYGYGGSSLGYGGLYGYGGLYGYGGLYGYGGSLGYGGLYGCGSSLGYRGLYGYGRSYGAGYCSPYSYRYSRYLRGSCGPC; encoded by the coding sequence ATGTCTTGCTACGACCTGTGCCCCACCACCAGCTGCGGCATCGCCCGTCCCCAGCCCGTCGCTGACAGCTGCAACGAGCCGTGTGTCCGGCAGTGCCCTGACTCCACGACCGTGATCCAGCCGCCCCCCGTGGTCGTCACCCtccccggccccatcctcagctccttcccccaGGATTCAGCTGTGGGCTCCTCCGGAGCTCCAGTCCTTGCAGGCTCCCTGGGCTATGGGGGCTCCTCCCTGGGCTATGGGGGCTTGTATGGCTATGGGGGCTCCTCCCTGGGCTATGGGGGTCTGTACGGCTATGGGGGTCTGTACGGCTATGGGGGTCTGTACGGCTATGGGGGCTCCCTGGGCTATGGGGGCCTCTATGGCTGTGGGAGCTCCCTGGGTTACAGGGGTCTGTACGGCTATGGAAGATCCTACGGGGCTGGATACTGCAGCCCTTACTCCTACCGGTACAGCAGGTACCTCCGGGGAAGCTGCGGGCCGTGCTAA